The following proteins come from a genomic window of Diorhabda carinulata isolate Delta chromosome X, icDioCari1.1, whole genome shotgun sequence:
- the LOC130902200 gene encoding uncharacterized protein LOC130902200 has product MIQSGPKVYKMNVIVSPLNSEPSPNVKETIITKRDCSWRIKQLAKPSKITPKFSATTYKLRPKNYILEYETIDHPNRKPLWTIEKNDKEENPSKKKYNLEVLGGNGYDLRQ; this is encoded by the exons ATGATTCAATCAGGTCCGAAAGTTTACAAAATGAATGTTATCGTCTCCCCTTTGAATTCAGAACCCTCTCCTAACGTAAAAGAAACGATAATAACGAAACGCGATTGCAGTTGGAGGATAAAGCAGTTAGCGAAACCTTCAAAAATTACCCCCAAATTTTCTGCAACCACTTACAAACTTCGAccgaaaaattatattcttgAGTATGAAACCATAGATCATCCAAATAGGAAGCCATTATG gacaatagaaaaaaatgataaagaagaaaatccatctaagaaaaaatataatttggaaGTATTAGGTGGAAATGGATATGATTTACGTCAATGA